The Pectobacterium wasabiae CFBP 3304 DNA segment TTCTTATTCTCAAAATAAAAATGCCTATCCACCATGCGGTACTGATTACGCTGACGCTAACCGTCGCGATCGCCGCTCTATTCTGGCACACGCCACTAAAAACGCTGGGGTTAGCGGCAAGCTATGGCGCTCTGAAAGGCCTATGGCCCATTGTCATCGTTATTCTGGGTGCCATATACAGTTATAACCTGATGCAAAAAACACGCAGCATGGACGTACTACGTGATGTCCTTGCCAGTGTCAGCGATGATAAACGTATTCAGGTATTGCTGATTTCATGGTGTTTTGGTGGTTTTCTCGAAGCCGCAGCGGGTTATGGCACCGCTGTTGCGATCCCCATCGGCATCCTTATCGCACTCGGCTTTAACCCGATGAAGGCAGCCGTCGCATCGCTGGTCGCGAATACCGTTCCTACCGCTTTCGGCGCTGTCGGCATTCCGGTTTCCATTTTAGCGGAACAGGTTAACCTCCCGGTCACCACATTAAGCGCCACGGTTGTACTGCAACTGGCGTTATTCAATATTCTCCTCCCCTTTGTCATCATCGCAATCATCGGTGGCGGTATTAAAGCCATTCGCGGCGTGTTCGCTATTACGCTGGTGTGCGGCATCACCACGCTGGTGCCGCAGTATATTGTGGCCGTCCACCTCGGGGCCGAATTGCCCGCTTTCGCAGGCAGTTTAGCCAGCCTGATAGCGGTCACGTTAATGGCAAAATGCCGTAAAAAAGAGACCGAAACGGCCTACCTTATCGACAGCGCGCAGCGCACTTCCCTATCAGGCTACTCCTCCAGTCAACTGGGGCGTGCCTGTGCGATTTATATCCTGATTTTTACCTTTATTCTGCTTTGCTCTCCGCTGTTCCCCACTATCAGAGGCATCGTCTCTCAGGTGGCTTCCGTCATTCCCTTTTACCTGACGGAGACACAAGTACTGAAGTTGAAG contains these protein-coding regions:
- a CDS encoding L-lactate permease; protein product: MYDYLYFFLGSFPLLVMIVLILKIKMPIHHAVLITLTLTVAIAALFWHTPLKTLGLAASYGALKGLWPIVIVILGAIYSYNLMQKTRSMDVLRDVLASVSDDKRIQVLLISWCFGGFLEAAAGYGTAVAIPIGILIALGFNPMKAAVASLVANTVPTAFGAVGIPVSILAEQVNLPVTTLSATVVLQLALFNILLPFVIIAIIGGGIKAIRGVFAITLVCGITTLVPQYIVAVHLGAELPAFAGSLASLIAVTLMAKCRKKETETAYLIDSAQRTSLSGYSSSQLGRACAIYILIFTFILLCSPLFPTIRGIVSQVASVIPFYLTETQVLKLKIDWIATPGVLIIIASLLGGFIQGANLGTMLSVFVSTVKQLRNSIIAITAIVAMATVMDVSGLIATLAQTMVDVTGGGYLFIAPVIGALGTFVTGSDTNSNVLFGKLQTMAAEKLHVDPVWLAAANTAGATGGKMISPQSIAIAVSATRMEGQGSAIMSGTLKYCGVYIIILGLKVGLVYYLFMA